The Kluyveromyces lactis strain NRRL Y-1140 chromosome D complete sequence genome has a window encoding:
- a CDS encoding uncharacterized protein (similar to uniprot|P38922 Saccharomyces cerevisiae YNL004W) produces the protein MSSYSRERSRSRSPVARSGNEDPRRGGYPDRSYRDDRRGNYSGDNRRSEGYNRDTYSRDRDGDRYSGGRSVNRGYRSVGRDNGYENQGYNSGRYGRGRSSRYDRGGAATAAAAAAKGDYGPKLARELDSPYDEKVNRNYANSIFIGNLTYNTTPEDLKEYFGKIGEVRRADIITSRGHHRGMGTVEFNNSTDVDTAIRDCDGAFLNGRAIFVRQDNPPPAEISRTGNNNGPPPPPKRAHDEGFEVFVAQLPFSVNWQELKDMFKPCGDVLHADVVTDRDGKSRGFGTVYMATKEQQNDAIRHWTGTEYKGRVLDVKEGKGTSTRTAATGADTYIPRQPRNEPPATLKPKPLDIDPLAITTGGDRNSVIFCENMPSSTTESDLYDLFGSVAPVIITKLLLNPEGHFTRNSYCQFETPEDADICISKLDKYSYGDHELKVTYARF, from the exons ATGAGTTCATAC TCAAGAGAGAGATCGAGATCTAGATCACCTGTAGCAAGATCAGGAAACGAAGATCCACGCAGAGGCGGTTATCCTGATCGTAGCTATAGGGATGATAGAAGAGGAAACTACAGCGGAGATAACAGAAGATCTGAAGGATATAACAGGGACACTTATTCAAGAGATAGGGACGGAGACAGATATTCGGGTGGAAGATCTGTAAATCGTGGATACCGTTCTGTTGGAAGGGACAATGGGTACGAGAATCAAGGTTATAACAGTGGTAGATATGGCCGTGGTAGATCCTCGAGATATGATCGAGGAGGAGCTGctactgctgctgctgccgCCGCTAAAGGAGACTATGGACCGAAATTAGCGAGAGAGCTCGATTCTCCATATGATGAAAAAGTAAACAGAAACTATGCCAACAGTATCTTCATCGGTAACCTTACATATAATACTACACCAGAGGATTTGAAGGAATATTTTGGTAAGATCGGTGAAGTTCGCAGAGCAGATATTATTACTTCTAGAGGTCATCACAGGGGCATGGGTACTGTGGAATTCAATAACAGTACTGACGTCGATACGGCCATTAGAGATTGTGATGGTGCCTTTTTGAACGGACGTGCCATTTTTGTCAGGCAAGATAATCCACCTCCTGCTGAAATCTCGAGAACTGGAAATAATAACGGCCCACCGCCTCCTCCAAAACGTGCTCACGATGAAGGTTTCGAAGTTTTCGTGGCACAGCTACCATTCTCTGTTAATTGGCAAGAATTAAAAGATATGTTCAAACCGTGCGGTGATGTTTTGCATGCTGATGTTGTCACTGATCGTGACGGTAAGTCAAGAGGTTTTGGTACGGTCTATATGGCTACCaaagaacaacaaaatGATGCTATTCGTCATTGGACTGGTACAGAGTATAAGGGCCGTGTATTAGATGTTAAAGAAGGTAAAGGAACTTCTACACGTACTGCAGCCACTGGTGCCGATACTTACATCCCTCGTCAACCACGTAATGAACCACCAGCAACTCTTAAACCAAAACCACTAGATATCGATCCTCTGGCTATAACTACGGGTGGTGATAGAAACTCTGTAATCTTCTGCGAAAATATGCCATCTTCTACCACTGAATCTGATTTATATGACCTATTTGGCAGTGTTGCACCGGTTATAATAACGAAATTACTGTTGAATCCTGAAGGTCATTTCACAAGGAACTCATATTGTCAATTTGAAACACCAGAGGACGCAGATATATGTATCAGCAAATTGGACAAATACTCCTATGGAGATCATGAGTTAAAGGTGACTTATGCCAGATTCTAA
- a CDS encoding Zn(II)2Cys6 transcription factor (similar to uniprot|Q754A1 Ashbya gossypii AFR171W AFR171Wp and weakly similar to YDR034C uniprot|P40971 Saccharomyces cerevisiae YDR034C LYS14 Transcriptional activator involved in regulation of genes of the lysine biosynthesis pathway requires 2-aminoadipate semialdehyde as co-inducer) has translation MADTTPDTAVSNVTEPAKKKRKYSKNGCLECKRKKVKCDETKPMCWQCTHLSLECVYKTKEFQFVVSGGPNKSRVNSKVTSVSDKKRKNKEDGDLHRKNMEHHSSSDTRKLSNNERDVDFEHAATNAIGNDEDDLNALLNDALLFANDLFSKLPETDAVTANQGQQKSISSINDDIGGPVFNRWEEIEGMLGEVSKSELSYLKIFYDNVSYWLMPLAQSPDSNICNHILFQHVIRANKKHAREKSYLQSSMVSISAKYVYNVYGKEHDNIIRKHFLRKALQQLYQEFESLSQESLGFSQIDSLNLCVLLLTLDSSTFGTQEWKFHLRGAKDLLMKYNDNREMVTGSTGSTLLHRRTVTLARNWFCAIAIVACVAKGNHFFNEAEMEEMLDIGSSDSSMSDNLMKQMGFISGNNYNTFLGYSKEGILLIKEVMKCLNADTGQDDNNDSFLNVCSLLQASREYQFYPNTYGKVDTDNYSLIPSFTSDVASVVFHKLSVYSIYDSIHQTHVELLFVTYLLRSAKLPEDCSLVLNSCKRVWKMLEWMFSDCNLTIMEINMLTEQLEAGEIYNYPSLREKLKFELTSRCIIVPMQKDFRLMMFQSSVILCAEKLILLDSNTLRLTRCKILAYFMTMAENLGAESAAISIAYLIRKWYPRPTTMLSQNEVDLADALPFS, from the coding sequence ATGGCAGACACTACTCCGGACACTGCAGTCTCTAATGTGACCGAACCtgccaagaagaagaggaagtATTCCAAAAATGGATGCCTTGAATGtaagagaaagaaggtTAAATGTGATGAGACGAAGCCTATGTGTTGGCAGTGCACGCATTTGTCTCTTGAATGTGTTTATAAGACCAAAgagtttcaatttgttgttTCTGGGGGACCCAATAAATCTCGAGTAAACTCTAAAGTGACCTCAGTCTCGGataaaaagagaaagaataaGGAAGATGGCGATCTGCATAGGAAAAACATGGAACATCATTCATCATCTGATACTAGAAAACTCTCGAACAATGAACGTGACGTGGATTTTGAGCATGCTGCAACCAATGCGATTGGtaatgacgaagatgatttgaatGCGCTATTGAACGATGCGCTTCTCTTTGCTAATGATTTATTCTCCAAGCTGCCCGAAACAGACGCCGTGACCGCAAACCAAGGCCAACAGAAAAGTATCAGTTCTATCAATGATGACATAGGCGGGCCCGTGTTCAACAGATGGGAAGAGATCGAAGGAATGTTAGGAGAGGTATCAAAATCGGAATTAtcatatttgaagatattttATGACAATGTATCATACTGGTTGATGCCGCTAGCACAATCACCGGATTCTAACATTTGTAACCATATCTTATTCCAGCACGTAATAAGAGCAAATAAAAAACACGCCCGAGAAAAGTCTTACTTACAGAGTTCGATGGTGTCAATCAGTGCTAAATATGTCTACAATGTTTACGGGAAAGAGCATGATAATATAATTAGGAAACATTTCTTGAGAAAAGCACTACAGCAATTGTACCAAGAATTCGAATCTCTATCCCAAGAATCATTGGGGTTTTCACAGATAgactctttgaatttatGTGTGCTATTGTTGACATTGGATAGTTCAACGTTTGGAACTCAAGAATGGAAATTCCATCTACGAGGAGCTAAGGATCTACTTATGAAATACAACGACAACAGAGAAATGGTGACTGGAAGCACTGGGAGCACACTTTTGCATAGGAGGACTGTAACACTAGCACGTAACTGGTTTTGTGCCATTGCTATAGTTGCTTGTGTAGCGAAAGGTAAccattttttcaatgaagCAGAAATGGAGGAGATGTTAGATATTGGATCCAGTGATTCATCCATGAGCGACAATCTCATGAAGCAGATGGGATTCATATCAGGGAATAATTATAACACATTTCTTGGGTATTCGAAAGAGGGAATATTGCTTATCAAGGAAGTGATGAAATGTCTTAATGCAGATACTGGCCAAGACGATAACAACGATAGTTTCCTTAACGTCTGCTCATTGTTACAAGCATCTCGAGAATACCAATTCTATCCAAACACGTACGGGAAAGTTGATACCGACAATTACTCCCTGATACCGTCATTCACCTCAGATGTGGCATCCGTTGTGTTCCACAAGCTTTCTGTCTATTCTATATACGATTCCATCCACCAGACCCATGTGGAACTACTATTTGTCACCTATCTACTAAGAAGCGCTAAACTACCTGAAGACTGTTCGCTAGTGCTAAACTCTTGCAAACGAGTTTGGAAAATGTTAGAGTGGATGTTTTCAGACTGTAATTTGACAATAATGGAAATAAACATGCTGACAGAACAGTTAGAAGCTGGTGAAATATACAACTACCCAAGCCTAAGAGAGAAACtaaaatttgaattgacCTCCAGGTGCATCATCGTACCAATGCAGAAGGACTTCAGATTGATGATGTTCCAAAGTAGCGTGATTTTATGTGCTGAGAAGCTAATTTTATTGGATTCAAATACACTACGGCTGACAAGATGCAAAATCCTAGCATACTTCATGACTATGGCAGAAAACTTGGGTGCTGAATCAGCAGCAATATCGATCGCATATCTGATTAGAAAATGGTATCCAAGACCAACGACCATGCTCTCACAGAATGAGGTGGACCTTGCTGATGCGcttccattttcttga